The following coding sequences lie in one Treponema socranskii subsp. buccale genomic window:
- a CDS encoding Rpn family recombination-promoting nuclease/putative transposase — protein MRKSFDDLTIADDFMFCKVMQDESICKQFLEMILAGQIGEIIYLSPQNSVAAGIEAKSVRLDVFVKDEAGKSYDIEMQVSNEYNLPKRMRYYQAAIDIAFLDKGVHYKALNDSYIIFVCLFDAIGKGKPLYTFENICIEDRQTPLRDGTKKVIINAEAFSKAENKELKGFLEYVKTGTVNTEYTGRIETMIQAVKQNEQARQEYRFMSGFEMDAREEGIQQGIQQGIQQGIQQGIQQGIQQGIQQGIQQGLRQGIQQGKSLGLAEGSRQKALETARILKQLGDSVKKIMQATGLSKEEVEAIN, from the coding sequence ATGAGAAAAAGTTTTGACGACTTAACCATTGCCGATGACTTTATGTTCTGTAAGGTTATGCAGGATGAAAGTATTTGCAAGCAATTTCTTGAAATGATTTTGGCGGGGCAAATCGGAGAAATAATCTACCTGTCGCCGCAAAACAGTGTTGCAGCCGGCATTGAAGCAAAATCGGTACGTCTTGATGTGTTTGTAAAAGACGAAGCCGGTAAATCTTACGACATCGAAATGCAGGTAAGCAATGAGTATAATCTTCCGAAACGCATGCGCTATTATCAGGCGGCAATCGACATTGCATTTTTAGACAAGGGTGTGCATTACAAAGCATTAAACGACAGCTATATCATTTTCGTGTGCTTGTTTGACGCGATAGGAAAAGGCAAGCCTCTTTACACGTTTGAAAATATTTGTATCGAAGACCGACAAACGCCCTTACGCGACGGGACAAAAAAGGTTATAATAAATGCGGAAGCATTCAGTAAAGCCGAGAATAAGGAACTCAAAGGCTTTTTGGAATACGTTAAAACCGGAACGGTGAATACGGAGTATACCGGGAGGATAGAAACGATGATACAGGCAGTAAAACAGAACGAACAGGCGCGGCAGGAATACCGCTTTATGTCGGGGTTTGAAATGGATGCACGGGAAGAGGGCATACAACAGGGTATACAACAGGGTATACAACAGGGTATACAACAAGGTATACAACAAGGTATACAACAAGGTATACAACAAGGTATACAACAAGGTTTGCGGCAAGGAATACAACAAGGTAAATCGCTCGGTCTTGCGGAAGGTTCCCGTCAAAAAGCTCTTGAAACGGCACGGATTTTAAAACAGCTTGGCGATTCCGTAAAAAAGATAATGCAAGCTACCGGACTTTCCAAAGAAGAGGTGGAAGCGATTAATTAA
- a CDS encoding Rpn family recombination-promoting nuclease/putative transposase: MRKSFDELTIADDFMFCSVMQDPQLCKKLLTLVLADTIGTITELKYQTAFEKGSSKGVRLDVWAGDDSGKLYDIEVQTTDQKNLAKRLRYYQSAIDVSTLSKGGDYNDLPDTFIIFFCPFDYVKAGLPMYTFRTVCTQNAHLQLPDGTTKVILNSKAAGKEKNPELKAFLEYMNGKTSENAFVKELEQRITEIKHNDQRRHDYMIMTAFEADAKRMGRLEGRQEGIAQGEARGFADGAYQTKLETAKLMKNANCELDFIMQMTGLSQEEVESIN; encoded by the coding sequence ATGAGAAAAAGTTTTGATGAATTAACCATCGCTGACGATTTTATGTTCTGTTCCGTTATGCAAGACCCTCAACTATGCAAAAAACTTTTAACCCTCGTTCTTGCAGACACAATCGGCACTATTACGGAACTAAAATATCAAACGGCATTCGAAAAAGGCAGCAGTAAGGGTGTTCGCCTCGATGTGTGGGCAGGCGATGATAGCGGTAAACTCTATGACATTGAGGTACAAACCACCGACCAAAAGAATCTTGCAAAACGATTACGTTACTATCAATCTGCAATCGATGTAAGTACGCTGAGCAAAGGCGGCGACTATAACGACCTACCCGACACCTTTATTATCTTCTTTTGTCCGTTTGATTATGTGAAGGCGGGGCTGCCGATGTATACTTTTAGAACGGTTTGCACGCAAAACGCACATTTACAGTTGCCTGACGGCACAACAAAGGTTATACTTAACAGTAAAGCAGCCGGCAAAGAAAAAAATCCGGAACTTAAAGCGTTTTTGGAATACATGAACGGCAAAACGAGTGAGAACGCGTTTGTCAAAGAGTTGGAACAGAGAATAACTGAAATAAAACACAACGACCAAAGGAGGCACGATTATATGATAATGACAGCCTTTGAAGCCGATGCAAAACGAATGGGTAGATTGGAAGGCAGACAGGAAGGTATAGCGCAAGGCGAAGCAAGAGGCTTTGCCGACGGCGCATACCAAACAAAACTTGAAACGGCAAAGTTAATGAAAAATGCAAATTGTGAACTTGATTTTATTATGCAGATGACCGGCCTTTCCCAAGAAGAAGTGGAATCGATTAACTAA
- a CDS encoding leucine-rich repeat domain-containing protein, with the protein MLFAAALVFTGCSNGSDSGGETPPPVTKYKVELDRNIGGNVKVTPALSDDGMVAENTVLTFTAEPLQGYELEKWELDGTEVNGTALTYTLKVTANAQVFVFFKRNGEPPPAMHTVTLTDPEHGSVDTVPVIPFGHHKVPEGTELIFRAEPDAGYAVDKWTVSAGSFSAGGTDGSTSATLKITEAVTVTVTFKQVQCKIEFGVDGGHGTLKAEVDSAEIASPAQVELNKTIVFTATPDSGYMVDTWTITGGQLLAGGNPENTTAMVKITEPITVAVSFKLRPPTTYAVIFGVAGTPPNGSISATYKTGGAAFTSGTAVAENTVLVFTASPATDYKVEKWTVNGAAVPGNTSNTYEHTVTEAADIRVSFISSVTAPDTFTLSDGAEYEITDKAQKLVIMTKPEDSSGGTVCTLNVKPEYSGITYTLTGLSEDCIIIYFTNWVMLKAFALSGPSNFLSVEDGVLFDKHKTKLIRYPCEKTGSYTVPPSVKVLGNNSFYRSDNLTSLILPDGLTTVEDLALYFCRNLKTVYIPSSLTSIGRCFLGNSKVEDVKIPEGVTELSYEFLEKCSALKTLELPASLTRAKDDFCRDCTALQSVTCKAATPPTLESNAFKNIILAGVTLKVPAASVSDYQNAPIWKDFKKPFVGL; encoded by the coding sequence TTGCTTTTTGCCGCAGCGCTCGTTTTTACCGGCTGCTCGAACGGCAGCGATTCGGGAGGCGAAACACCGCCGCCGGTAACAAAGTACAAAGTAGAGCTCGACCGCAATATAGGCGGCAATGTAAAAGTAACACCCGCACTGAGCGATGACGGCATGGTAGCCGAAAACACTGTGCTTACCTTTACGGCAGAACCGCTTCAAGGCTACGAGCTTGAAAAGTGGGAGCTTGACGGCACAGAAGTAAACGGCACAGCACTTACCTACACGCTCAAAGTTACGGCAAACGCACAGGTTTTTGTATTCTTTAAACGGAACGGTGAGCCGCCTCCTGCCATGCACACGGTAACACTTACCGATCCGGAGCACGGCAGTGTAGATACTGTGCCGGTAATCCCGTTCGGCCATCACAAAGTGCCCGAAGGTACCGAACTTATCTTTAGGGCAGAACCGGATGCAGGCTATGCGGTTGATAAGTGGACGGTTTCGGCGGGCTCATTTTCAGCAGGCGGCACCGACGGAAGCACGAGCGCGACGCTTAAAATCACCGAAGCCGTTACTGTAACGGTTACCTTTAAGCAGGTTCAGTGTAAAATCGAGTTCGGCGTGGATGGCGGACACGGCACGCTCAAGGCGGAAGTTGACAGCGCCGAAATCGCCTCTCCTGCGCAAGTAGAGCTGAATAAAACGATTGTCTTTACCGCAACGCCTGATTCAGGCTACATGGTAGACACATGGACGATTACAGGCGGGCAGCTCCTTGCAGGCGGAAATCCTGAAAATACGACGGCTATGGTAAAAATAACCGAGCCGATAACGGTTGCCGTCTCCTTTAAGCTAAGACCGCCTACCACCTATGCCGTAATCTTCGGCGTTGCAGGTACACCGCCGAACGGAAGCATAAGCGCAACATACAAGACGGGCGGAGCAGCCTTTACTTCCGGCACTGCGGTTGCCGAAAACACCGTACTCGTCTTTACGGCTTCTCCTGCAACGGACTACAAGGTGGAAAAGTGGACGGTAAACGGTGCGGCCGTTCCGGGCAATACCTCAAACACCTACGAGCACACCGTAACAGAGGCGGCGGATATACGGGTATCCTTTATATCTTCAGTAACGGCTCCCGATACTTTTACGCTCTCAGACGGCGCAGAGTACGAGATAACCGACAAAGCGCAGAAACTGGTGATAATGACAAAGCCGGAAGACAGTTCTGGCGGCACTGTCTGTACCCTTAATGTAAAGCCCGAATATTCGGGTATTACGTACACCCTCACCGGTTTGAGCGAAGACTGTATAATCATCTACTTCACGAATTGGGTGATGTTAAAAGCTTTTGCGTTAAGCGGTCCGAGTAACTTTTTAAGCGTAGAAGACGGGGTTTTATTCGATAAGCATAAAACAAAGCTGATTCGCTATCCGTGCGAAAAAACCGGCTCTTATACGGTGCCTCCTTCCGTTAAAGTATTGGGAAATAACTCTTTTTACCGCAGTGACAATCTTACTTCCCTTATTTTGCCTGACGGTCTTACAACGGTAGAAGATTTGGCTTTGTACTTTTGCCGGAATTTAAAAACTGTCTACATTCCTTCATCGCTTACTTCTATAGGGAGATGCTTCCTTGGCAACAGCAAGGTTGAAGATGTTAAGATTCCCGAAGGCGTTACCGAATTAAGTTACGAGTTCCTTGAGAAATGTTCGGCGCTAAAAACGCTTGAACTGCCTGCAAGCCTTACTAGGGCGAAAGATGATTTCTGCAGGGACTGTACGGCACTGCAAAGCGTTACCTGTAAGGCGGCAACTCCTCCGACACTGGAAAGCAATGCTTTTAAGAACATAATCTTAGCCGGCGTAACATTAAAAGTGCCCGCCGCCTCGGTCAGCGACTACCAAAATGCCCCGATCTGGAAAGACTTCAAAAAGCCGTTCGTGGGGCTTTGA
- a CDS encoding chromate transporter, whose product METTYSLFQLFWIFFYIGAFTIGGGLVAVTLMQQTLVDKGVISAEQFYNMVAISESTPGPIGVNMATYIGYSQYGVFGGIVTTLGQVLPSVICILIIAHFFMKFHDTPLVKAAFSTLRPTTTGIILVAAIQVFIVALMNTPFSFASLSTLEGWKNLFVWPSFAFYIAALIVLMKTKIHPVFVMLLGAVFGILCL is encoded by the coding sequence TGGAAACGACGTATTCGCTTTTTCAGCTTTTCTGGATTTTCTTTTATATCGGTGCGTTTACGATCGGGGGAGGGCTTGTCGCCGTAACGCTCATGCAGCAAACCCTCGTCGACAAGGGGGTCATCTCCGCCGAACAGTTTTACAATATGGTTGCGATTTCAGAGTCGACGCCCGGGCCGATCGGCGTGAATATGGCGACGTATATCGGCTATTCCCAGTACGGCGTTTTCGGCGGCATCGTTACGACGCTCGGACAAGTGCTCCCGTCCGTTATCTGTATTTTAATAATCGCGCATTTTTTTATGAAATTTCACGACACTCCGCTTGTCAAAGCCGCTTTTTCGACGCTTCGGCCGACGACGACGGGGATCATCCTCGTTGCGGCGATTCAAGTGTTTATAGTCGCGCTTATGAATACACCTTTTTCGTTCGCTTCGCTTTCGACGCTCGAAGGCTGGAAAAATCTTTTCGTGTGGCCGAGCTTTGCGTTTTATATCGCAGCGCTTATCGTTTTGATGAAGACGAAGATACACCCCGTATTTGTCATGCTGCTCGGAGCGGTGTTCGGCATCCTGTGCCTGTAA